One Setaria viridis chromosome 7, Setaria_viridis_v4.0, whole genome shotgun sequence genomic region harbors:
- the LOC117863139 gene encoding uncharacterized protein, whose protein sequence is MAWTEAAMRRAGAFVTLAAASALVLLLFPAPAAVDRGYELVPILALFVALLLGCAAVLLSPAATAPARAILAVQWRAATARELRWVGFTAVVFCAGHVVRAVVREEPAAEEEEVSTDKVGAVAILSLVFLAGVWTVNLSVLTGRVGSRSVTQPPPPPLQAPEEELDCA, encoded by the coding sequence ATGGCGTGGACCGAGGCGGCCATGCGCCGGGCAGGGGCGTTCGTGACGCTCGCCGCGGCGTCCGCGCTCGTGCTCCTGCTCTTCCCCGCGCCCGCGGCCGTGGACCGCGGGTACGAACTCGTTCCCATCCTTGCCCTGTTCGTCGCCTTACTCCTCGGCTGCGCCGCCGTGCTTCTCTCCCCGGCCGCGACCGCGCCTGCGCGTGCGATCTTGGCCGTGCAGTGGCGCGCGGCCACGGCAAGGGAGCTGCGGTGGGTCGGGTTCACCGCCGTCGTGTTCTGCGCGGGGCACGTGGTCCGCGCCGTCGTGcgggaggagccggcggcggaggaggaggaggtgtcgACGGACAAGGTCGGCGCCGTCGCCATCCTGTCCCTGGTGTTCTTGGCGGGAGTGTGGACTGTGAACCTGTCCGTGCTCACGGGAAGGGTGGGTTCTCGGTCGGtgacgcagccgccgccgccgccactgcagGCGCCGGAAGAAGAGCTTGACTGCGCGTAG
- the LOC117863138 gene encoding uncharacterized protein: protein MLTYNDGYSRVRIVSPTIRSIDVASGSGSSDLSLQQLIIEDATCLERLNQKAHFRYGKVMNILVISAPKLGILGLLYDGYPRLQIGTTVFQGLRLVTMTAVVRRVKVLALSNANLSLYVVLNIMRCFPCLEKLNIRTLLKGKKNVWGPKCRNLINIRDIHLKKLLLTNYEGSESHVNFVKFFVLKARVLESIRLELAFSLKREVPGVHFWILCLVIVCAIRICEQTTPFPGIITGPDFFPWIKALGYTIFQALIVTFCSVLVSLVVGAFFCLQYINATGNVLQHERHEGKGSRLWHPEDQEFVSWPFSLF from the exons ATGCTAACTTACAATGACGGCTACTCTCGTGTCCGGATCGTGTCCCCTACGATCAGAAGCATTGATGTGGCATCAGGTTCAGGCTCGAGCGATCTCAGCCTGCAGCAACTCATCATTGAGGATGCTACCTGCCTAGAGAGATTAAATCAGAAAGCTCATTTTAGATATGGCAAGGTAATGAACATCTTGGTGATCTCCGCGCCAAAATTGGGTATTTTGGGACTCCTCTATGATGGCTATCCCAGACTTCAGATTGGCACCACCGTTTTTCAG GGGTTGCGCCTTGTTACCATGACAGCGGTGGTGCGCAGAGTGAAGGTCTTAGCTTTGTCGAATGCCAATCTTAGTTTGTATGTGGTTCTTAACATCATGAGATGTTTCCCCTGCTTGGAGAAGCTGAACATTCGT ACATTATTGAAAGGGAAGAAAAATGTGTGGGGTCCTAAATGCCGAAATCTTATCAATATCCGTGACATTCACCTGAAGAAACTTCTGTTGACAAACTATGAAGGCTCTGAGTCACATGTTAACTTTGTCAAGTTCTTTGTATTGAAAGCCAGAGTGCTAGAGTCAATAAGGCTTGAGCTAGCATTCAGTTTGAAAAGAGAGGTTCCAGGAGTGCACTTTTGGATTTTGTGTCTTGTAATAGTATGTGCAATACGAATTTGTGAACAGACAACCCCATTTCCAGGTATCATAACTGGTCCTGATTTCTTTCCATGGATTAAGGCGCTAGGCTATACTATTTTTCAAGCACTTATCGTCACATTTTGCAGTGTTTTGGTGTCTCTTGTTGTGGGTGCTTTCTTCTGCCTTCAGTATATCAACGCCACTGGAAACGTGTTACAGCATGAAAGGCATGAAGGCAAGGGCTCAAGGCTGTGGCATCCTGAAGATCAGGAGTTTGTTAGTTGGCCTTTTAGTTTGTTCTGA
- the LOC117865492 gene encoding gamma-soluble NSF attachment protein: MASSSDPDRLMTKADKLTKLSFTRWNADWKSATSLYEQAAIAYRFRKDNEKAKDAFEKASKGQEMISSPWDAAKHMESAAALAKELGRWNEVSDFYRRASELYRECGRPQPASDALAKGASALEEKSPEEAIKMYDEACSVLEEDGKEQMAFDLYRAAAALYIKMEKYSDAAAFFLRLGSAADKCNAINSQCKAYLSAIIIYLYAHDFQQAQKCYNDCSEVQAFLNSDQNRCAMKLLSAYEEGDAEEIKRLAQSSAFNHLDHVVIRLARQLPTGDLQAIKKAADDGEDSLDEDDLT, from the exons ATGGCGAGCTCTTCCGACCCCGACAGGCTCATGACCAAAGCCGACAAGCT AACAAAATTGAGTTTTACAAGGTGGAATGCTGATTGGAAAAGCGCTACTTCCTTGTATGAGCAAGCTG CCATCGCGTATAGATTCAGAAAGGACAATGAGAAAGCAAAAGATGCATTTGAGAAGGCCTCGAAAGGACAAGAAATGATCTCCTC ACCATGGGATGCCGCTAAGCATATGGAATCTGCTGCTGCTTTAGCAAAGGAGCTAGGACGCTGGAATGAAGTATCTGATTTCTATCGCAGAGCTTCAGAATTATACCGTGAATGTGGAAGGCCACAACCTGCCTCTGATGCTCTAGCAAAGGGTGCCAG TGCCTTGGAGGAGAAATCTCCAGAAGAAGCTATTAAAATGTATGATGAGGCTTGCTCAGTTCTAGAAGAAGATGGGAAGGAACAGATGGCCTTTGACTTGTATCGTGCTGCTGCAGCTTTGTACATTAAGATGGAGAA GTATTCAGATGCTGCTGCTTTCTTTTTAAGACTTGGTTCAGCTGCTGATAAGTGCAATGCCATCAACAGCCAATGCAAG GCTTATCTGAGTGCGATCATCATCTATCTTTATGCACATGATTTTCAGCAAGCTCAGAAATGCTACAATGACTGCTCAGA GGTTCAAGCCTTCCTCAACAGCGACCAGAATCGATGTGCGATGAAACTATTATCTGCTTATGAGGAAGGTGATGCTGAAGAAATCAAACGTCTTGCTCAATCAAGTGCCTTCAATCACCTTGACCATGTG GTAATTAGGCTTGCACGGCAACTACCTACAGGTGATCTGCAGGCCATCAAGAAAGCAGCTGATGATGGCGAGGATTCCTTGGACGAGGACGACCTAACTTAA
- the LOC117865668 gene encoding transcription factor PIF1 has protein sequence MEDGGVPRRSTPPTRRSRSAEFHNFSERRRRDRINEKLKALQELLPNCTKTDKVSMLDEAIDYLKSLQLQLQMLVMGKGMAPVVPPELQQYMHYITADPAHMPPLRPSGQQPRPFQLTQANPQRQSNVESDFLSQMQNLHPSEPPQNFLRPPKLQLYTPEQRGGLASTSHNGGWIPERSSSYNFME, from the exons ATGGAAGATGGCGGTGTTCCAAGGAGGTCTACTCCCCCTACCCGCAGAAGCAGATCTGCTGAGTTCCACAATTTTTCAGAAAGG AGGAGAAGGGATAGGATCAATGAGAAGCTGAAGGCACTACAGGAGCTCCTTCCAAATTGCACCAAG ACCGACAAAGTGTCCATGCTAGATGAAGCGATCGACTACCTTAAATCACTTCAGCTACAACTTCAG ATGCTGGTCATGGGGAAGGGAATGGCACCGGTGGTTCCTCCTGAGCTGCAGCAATACATGCACTACATCACGGCTGATCCTGCCCATATGCCACCATTGCGCCCTTCCGGCCAGCAGCCACGGCCATTTCAGTTAACTCAAGCCAACCCACAGCGACAATCTAACGTCGAGTCAGACTTCTTGAGCCAGATGCAGAACTTGCACCCTTCTGAGCCGCCTCAGAACTTCCTCAGGCCACCAAAATTACAACTCTATACCCCG GAACAGAGGGGTGGCCTTGCTAGCACGAGTCACAACGGTGGCTGGATTCCTGAGAGGAGTTCCTCGTACAACTTCATGGAATGA